atttgatatgaaatttggcttgcaaacCGATTTAGCCCAAATCAGCCTTAGATATACAATTTGGCTTGCAAACCGACTTAACAAAAACCCTAacctttcccttcccttcccttcccctccctcgctgagagccgccgccgccgcacccacccccccccccccccccccccactccctcgccccccctccctcgctgagagccgccgccgcaccccctcgctgagagccgccgccgcaccccccctccctcgctgagagccgccgctgcctcccctccctcgctgagagccgccgccgcaccccccctccctcgctgagagccgccgctgcctcccctccctcgctgagagccgccgccgccggcccccctccctcgctgagagccgccgccgccgccgccgccgcccccgcccCCCCTTTTTCCTCGCTGAGAGCCTGATAGCCGCCTCCTCTCGGTGTCGTCGCCTCTTCAACGACCGGCCGGCGGCTCTTCGCGTCCTTCTCCCCCGGACGGCAAACTCCGCGGCTCCGGTCACCGACTCACAGTCACCGGTAAgagttttctcctcctcctcctcctcttcaagctcgATCCCGGTAGATTTTGCCCAAGcccggagagagaaagagagagagagagagagaggtggtggGGCAGCGAGAGAGCTCGGAACAGTAGGTCTCCCAAAAATAAGGGTTCAATGTAACAGGTATCAGGGAGAGAATATTATTTAGTTTTAGTCATACATTGAATTATCTTAAGCATGCTCAAATTCTATATGTTTCTTTTCAACCCTCCTTTAGCACGACCATCTATTTTGATCCCTTAAATGGAGGAATATTTAGCctgagatatttttattttttaatatgccTCACCTCTGCTTCTAGAACTCCTATTGTTTGAAAAGAAATTGTGCTAAAATTCCTCTATGTGAGCCTTATGCAacatagatatttaaaaatcctATTAATGAAGGAAGAAACAAGTGAGCACTGAGTAAATACTTGATGTTACGGGCAACCTAGTCCTCTGAGCTTCGTGCATAAGTAAAATTTGCCTGCAAATTTGTTTTATGTACTTTTGATATGTTTAAAATTGTCTTAGTTGCTTTTAATTGTTGTCGTTCATGCTTATAAAATTTCAAGTACTACATTTTCTACGAGGCTGAATTAGCTTTTGTTGATGTTGTCAATTAACTTCTGCTGTCTTCCATTTTCCTGGGCTAGCAAGTAGTCTTTTAGAATGTTAATGGTCATGTTGTTATATCTTATTTGCTGTTTAGTTAAATAACTGTGATTACTATATCATCTGCCACAGGGAAAATCATGGCCACCATGAACATGAATCTTATTATGGAGAACGGGACACAGAAAGTTTAGTTGTGGTATGCTTATTGTTTCGATTTAAATTTGATGTGCAGTAATTAATCATCGGCACTGTCATTGCACATCATTGCCTTATAGTGTACTCGTCTATCATAAGAGTTAGGCATATGCATTGTCACTTTATTTGTTAGCCCTGTTAACTGGTTTAACTGCTTGTTTGGAGTTCTTAATTTTAGGCAATGGAAACTCTGGTTGCACCTGTTCCAAGAGAGTTCCATAAACTAGCATTGGATGACAAATCTGGTCAAACCATCGATACAGCAAAACGGCCTGCGCCATTGACTAGTGGGTGTAGAATAGAAGGTTTTGTGCTTGTCAAAAAGGTAAAATAAGCTTCTGCATTGAATTCATTCACCATTTTGAGTTTGCAGAATCTTCTATGATGTTAATGCAAATGTTACTGTAAGTCTCGGAACCATTTCTATGTACTTAAAATTTTTTGATTGATCAGATACCTTGTTACTGTTTGATGCTCCATCATGATATCAGTAGTTGACGCTTAGTTTAGCATTAGCAGCACGAACACCAAGCCATAACTTATTTTCGAGGAATTGGACAGGAAGTGAAATATTGACTTCCTATATTTACACTGTTTTGATGTTTCTAATGTTAATCACCTGTCAGATAGCAATGAACAGGAGTTACCTATTTGTACCATGCCGATTATGAAACAGAGGCTGTGAAGAGAGATCTAAATGTACCCTCTTTGGATTTGCAGATTGAGCATTACCTTCAATTGGTAAAGACTGAGATAGCATCAAGAAAATCTTCTCGGGAGTTTAAATTGCTAGAGGAGTATGAGTATACAGCCCACAGTAGTTTGGTGCACAGTCTGCATATTCCTGCTGCCAAATTCCATTTTGAGCCCTCTCCTATGCAGGCTGGTTTCTGACACTTGGATACACATTTACCAAATTCAAAATCTGCGAGCTCATCGTTATTTTGAATTTCAGGTCTTGGTAACTGAAGTTCCAAAATCCTTCTCGCACTTCATTACAAATGTATGTGCTATCATTGGAGGCATTTTTAC
This portion of the Phoenix dactylifera cultivar Barhee BC4 chromosome 11, palm_55x_up_171113_PBpolish2nd_filt_p, whole genome shotgun sequence genome encodes:
- the LOC120112388 gene encoding protein disulfide isomerase-like 5-4, which codes for METLVAPVPREFHKLALDDKSGQTIDTAKRPAPLTSGCRIEGFVLVKKIEHYLQLVKTEIASRKSSREFKLLEEYEYTAHSSLVHSLHIPAAKFHFEPSPMQVLVTEVPKSFSHFITNVCAIIGGIFTVSGILDSILHNTIRLMRKVELGKQF